A genomic region of Pelodiscus sinensis isolate JC-2024 chromosome 1, ASM4963464v1, whole genome shotgun sequence contains the following coding sequences:
- the CDKN1B gene encoding cyclin-dependent kinase inhibitor 1B: protein MSNVRISNGSPTLERMEARQSEYPKPSACRNLFGPVHREELSRDLMKHRQDMEEACQRKWNFDFTNHMPLAGRFEWQAVEKGSSPEFYFRPPRPPKVACRSAPHESLDVNGNCPTVIVVGFQGNSEDAHFVDQKTDVSENHTDLAEQCTGQRKRPATDDSSPQPKRANTTEEEVSEEPPSASSVEQTPKKSSPRRRQT, encoded by the exons atgtcaaACGTACGTATTTCTAATGGGAGCCCGACCCTGGAGCGGATGGAAGCCCGGCAGTCGGAGTATCCAAAGCCTTCCGCTTGTAGGAACCTCTTTGGGCCGGTGCATCGTGAAGAGTTAAGCAGAGACTTAATGAAACATCGCCAGGACATGGAAGAGGCATGTCAAAGGAAATGGAATTTTGATTTCACGAATCAcatgcccctggctggcaggttcGAGTGGCAAGCGGTGGAGAAAGGGAGCTCGCCGGAGTTCTACTTcaggcccccccgaccccccaaaGTCGCTTGCAGATCTGCCCCTCACGAGAGTTTGGATGTAAATGGAAACTGCCCAACGGTGATTGTAGTTGGTTTTCAGGGGAACTCAGAGGACGCTCACTTTGTAGATCAAAAAACTGATGTATCTGAAAATCACACGGACTTAGCAGAGCAGTGCACTGGGCAAAGAAAACGACCAGCGACGGATG ATTCCTCTCCTCAGCCTAAAAGAGCCAACACAACAGAAGAAGAGGTTTCAGAagaaccccccagtgccagttcAGTGGAGCAAACCCCCAAGAAATCCAGCCCAAGAAGACGTCAAACGTAA